Proteins encoded together in one Triticum dicoccoides isolate Atlit2015 ecotype Zavitan chromosome 7B, WEW_v2.0, whole genome shotgun sequence window:
- the LOC119340940 gene encoding glutamate receptor 2.8-like gives MQCRPLAAPATGYLLSSTPEIGRMNNRILSGRDTGALTRGYVKELKVAVPKKPGFKAFVNATSHNVSGYCIDIFEAAAKKLPHVLHYEFVAVDGSYDELVRNVSSRNYDAVVGDITITAERAVDVDFTMPYTESGVSLLVLTENDSKSAIEWVFLKPLTPQLWLALMGGFFFTGLVVWTIEWPRNPEYQGSSLRQCSTALYFSFSTLTFSHGQIIRSPLSKIVVVIWCFVVLVIVQSYTASLSSILTAKRLRPSVTDLEQLRSNGDYIGYQSGSFVRSVLIKEGFNVNRLKDYPNKEEYAKALRKGSKSGGVSAIVDEIPYITSFLSDPKYRNEFQMVNRIYKTPGLGFVFPQKSPLVHDLSVAILDLGAEGSRIEKKWLGTETPLPSYGIANTDATPLTLRSFSGLFIITICMSALMLLISIAKSVHAKYTKVRDSDMQSADGDGGSEGHRGFGPLQNDMGNGSMADQPHHEARNEHPQGVTGIREGPGDVDSVPEHAILIEMNTR, from the exons ATGCAGTGCAGGCCCCTCGCCGCACCTGCGACGGGCTACCTCCTCTCCTCAACCCCAG AAATCGGGAGAATGAACAACAGAATACTATCGGGAAGAGACACAGGGGCTTTGACCAGAGGCTATGTGAAGGAGCTCAAGGTTGCTGTGCCTAAAAAACCGGGGTTTAAAGCTTTTGTGAATGCAACTTCTCATAATGTCAGTGGCTATTGCATTGATATCTTTGAGGCTGCTGCGAAGAAACTACCACATGTTCTTCATTATGAGTTCGTTGCCGTTGATGGTTCTTATGACGAACTAGTACGCAACGTGTCTTCGAGG AACTACGATGCAGTAGTGGGTGACATAACTATAACCGCAGAGCGAGCTGTAGACGTGGACTTCACGATGCCATACACCGAGTCAGGCGTGTCACTGCTTGTGCTCACCGAGAATGACTCCAAGTCAGCAATTGAATGGGTGTTCCTAAAGCCACTAACACCACAACTTTGGTTAGCACTTATGGGGGGATTCTTCTTCACTGGACTTGTTGTGTGGACGATCGAGTGGCCCAGAAACCCGGAGTACCAAGGATCGAGTTTGAGACAGTGCAGCACTGCTCTCTACTTTTCTTTCTCGACTTTGACATTTTCTCATG GTCAAATTATTAGAAGCCCCCTGTCGAAAATTGTTGTGGTGATATGGTGCTTTGTTGTGCTGGTTATAGTGCAGAGCTACACAGCTAGCTTATCATCCATTTTGACTGCAAAGAGGCTCCGGCCCTCAGTGACAGATCTTGAGCAGCTCCGATCAAATGGTGATTATATTGGATACCAATCTGGATCATTTGTACGTTCTGTCTTGATAAAAGAAGGCTTCAACGTCAATAGGCTAAAGGACTATCCGAATAAAGAGGAATATGCTAAAGCTTTGAGGAAGGGATCAAAGAGTGGAGGTGTCTCAGCTATCGTTGATGAGATCCCATATATAACCTCGTTTCTCTCTGACCCTAAATACCGTAATGAATTCCAGATGGTTAATCGCATATACAAGACACCTGGACTTGGTTTT GTGTTTCCTCAAAAATCTCCGCTGGTGCATGATCTTTCGGTTGCCATCCTGGACCTTGGGGCTGAGGGCTCACGAATTGAAAAGAAATGGTTAGGCACAGAAACACCATTGCCCAGCTATGGCATCGCCAACACGGACGCAACACCTCTCACTTTGCGAAGTTTCTCTGGTCTCTTCATCATCACTATATGTATGTCAGCTCTCATGCTGTTGATAAGCATTGCCAAGTCGGTTCATGCCAAATACACCAAAGTGAGGGATTCTGATATGCAGAGTGCCGATGGAGATGGCGGAAGTGAAGGCCACAGAGGATTTGGTCCGCTGCAGAACGACATGGGCAATGGGTCTATGGCTGATCAACCCCACCATGAAGCCAGAAATGAGCATCCTCAGGGTGTCACTGGGATCAGAGAAGGTCCTGGTGATGTAGACTCTGTGCCCGAACACGCCATCCTAATCGAGATGAACACCCGATGA